From a region of the Streptomyces caniferus genome:
- a CDS encoding helix-turn-helix domain-containing protein has product MTADDSYGRLDDDDYPAYTMGRAAEMLGTTPNFLRAIGEARLITPLRSEGGHRRYSRYQLRIAARARELVDQGTPIEAACRIVILEDQLEEAQRINAEHRRAVGPPNPPTAA; this is encoded by the coding sequence ATGACAGCAGACGACTCGTACGGCCGTCTCGACGACGACGACTACCCCGCCTACACCATGGGTCGAGCTGCCGAGATGCTCGGCACCACCCCCAACTTTCTCCGCGCCATCGGTGAGGCCCGGCTGATCACCCCGCTCCGCTCGGAGGGCGGCCACCGCCGCTACTCCCGTTACCAGCTGCGCATCGCGGCCCGCGCCCGGGAACTCGTCGACCAGGGCACCCCCATCGAGGCCGCCTGCCGCATCGTCATCCTCGAAGACCAGCTCGAAGAAGCCCAGCGCATCAACGCCGAACACCGCCGCGCCGTCGGACCACCCAACCCACCGACTGCGGCATGA
- a CDS encoding cold-shock protein, producing MATGTVKWFNAEKGFGFIAQDGGGPDVFAHYSAINSSGFRELQEGQAVTFDVTQGQKGPQAENIDPA from the coding sequence ATGGCTACGGGAACCGTGAAGTGGTTCAACGCGGAGAAGGGCTTCGGCTTCATCGCCCAGGACGGCGGCGGCCCGGATGTCTTCGCGCACTACTCCGCAATCAACTCCTCGGGCTTCCGTGAGCTCCAAGAGGGCCAGGCCGTGACGTTCGACGTCACCCAGGGCCAGAAGGGCCCTCAGGCGGAGAACATCGACCCGGCCTGA
- the trhA gene encoding PAQR family membrane homeostasis protein TrhA, translating into MSLDDADGGSFSSAPVKGEGDASASLPRGSHHGNAGEEAHPLAALAERAADLVEPIKPRLRGWLHAAMVPASLIAGIVLICLARAPQLALSCTVYSVTAWLLFGTSAIYHLGTWGPLGEAVLRRLDHANIFLIIAGTCTPLAVLLPADQRAVLLWIVWSGALVGIAFRVLWVGAPRWLYTPCYLALGWAPVRYLPDFLHTGGAAVLTLIVTGGLLYSAGAVVYALRRPDPSPRWFGYHEVFHALTVAAFTAHYVAISLAAY; encoded by the coding sequence GTGTCCCTCGACGACGCCGACGGCGGAAGCTTTTCCTCCGCGCCGGTTAAAGGAGAAGGGGACGCTTCAGCCAGCCTCCCCCGCGGTTCACACCACGGCAATGCCGGGGAAGAGGCTCACCCGCTTGCCGCCCTGGCGGAGAGGGCGGCCGACCTGGTCGAGCCGATCAAGCCGAGGCTGCGTGGCTGGCTGCACGCCGCGATGGTCCCCGCCTCGTTGATCGCGGGCATCGTCCTTATTTGCCTGGCCCGGGCGCCGCAGCTGGCCCTGTCCTGCACCGTGTACTCCGTTACCGCCTGGCTGCTGTTCGGGACGAGCGCCATCTACCACCTGGGCACCTGGGGGCCACTCGGCGAGGCCGTTCTGCGTCGCCTCGACCACGCCAACATCTTCCTGATCATCGCCGGCACCTGCACCCCTCTGGCCGTGCTCCTCCCCGCTGACCAGCGAGCAGTCCTGCTGTGGATCGTATGGTCGGGCGCGCTGGTCGGCATCGCCTTCCGCGTCCTGTGGGTCGGCGCTCCCCGCTGGCTGTACACCCCCTGCTACCTGGCTCTGGGCTGGGCGCCGGTGCGCTACCTGCCCGACTTCCTGCACACCGGCGGAGCGGCCGTACTCACGCTGATCGTGACCGGCGGTCTCCTCTACAGCGCGGGCGCGGTGGTCTACGCCCTCCGACGCCCCGACCCCTCTCCCCGCTGGTTCGGCTATCACGAGGTGTTCCACGCCCTGACCGTGGCAGCCTTCACCGCGCACTACGTCGCCATCTCCCTCGCCGCCTACTGA
- a CDS encoding GYD domain-containing protein — MSKFLIQASYTSEGTKGLLKEGASGRRAAVEQVVTALGGEVEAVYFAFGEDDVVLIIDLPDPVSMAAISLTVKASGALHTRATPLLTVEEIDEAARRQVPFRAPSV, encoded by the coding sequence ATGTCGAAGTTTCTGATCCAGGCCAGCTATACGTCCGAGGGCACCAAGGGGCTGCTCAAAGAGGGTGCGAGTGGGCGTCGGGCTGCCGTCGAGCAGGTTGTCACGGCCCTTGGCGGGGAGGTCGAGGCCGTGTACTTCGCCTTCGGGGAGGACGACGTCGTGCTCATCATCGACCTCCCCGACCCGGTCTCCATGGCCGCCATCAGCCTCACCGTCAAGGCCAGCGGGGCCCTGCACACCCGTGCCACGCCCCTGCTCACCGTCGAGGAGATCGACGAGGCGGCCCGCCGGCAAGTCCCCTTCCGCGCCCCCAGCGTGTAG
- a CDS encoding acyl-CoA carboxylase epsilon subunit yields the protein MTFRILSGSPTPEELAAVLAALTALSTRTAQAPTLAATPPEASWARRSIATTLTTWHHNPPRPEVP from the coding sequence ATGACCTTCCGCATCCTCTCCGGCAGCCCCACCCCCGAAGAGCTGGCAGCCGTCCTGGCCGCCCTGACCGCCCTCTCCACCAGAACCGCCCAGGCTCCCACCCTCGCCGCCACTCCCCCCGAGGCCTCCTGGGCCCGCCGCAGCATCGCCACCACCCTCACCACCTGGCACCACAATCCGCCCCGGCCCGAGGTCCCCTGA
- a CDS encoding acyl-CoA carboxylase subunit beta, giving the protein MHRSVADGDAQATERQHAKGKLTARERIELLLDEGSFHEVEPLRRHRATGFGLEAKKPHTDGVITGWGTVHGRTVFVYAHDFRIFGGALGEAHATKIHKVMDLALQAGAPLVSLNDGAGARIQEGVTALAGYGGIFQRNTKASGVIPQISVMLGPCAGGAAYSPALTDFVFMVRGTSQMFITGPDVIQAVTGESVTQNGLGGADVHAETSGVAHFAYDDEETCLEEVRYLLSLLPQNSTESPPSHAPDDPADRSCDALLDLVPADPSRPYDMREVLREILDDGEYLEIHERWATNILCALGRLDGRPVGVVANQPMALAGVLDIHASEKAARFVALCDAFNIPLVTLVDVPGFLPGVDQEHGGIIRHGAKLLYAYCNATVPRISLVLRKAYGGAYIVMDSRSTGADLSYAWPCNEIAVMGAEGAANVIFRREIAAADDPEAARAERVAAYRSELMHPYYAAERGLVDDVIAPQHTRRILAAGLRMLTGKTAPLPHRKHGNQPS; this is encoded by the coding sequence ATGCACCGCAGCGTCGCCGACGGAGATGCGCAGGCGACCGAACGGCAGCACGCCAAGGGCAAGCTGACCGCCAGGGAACGCATCGAACTGCTCCTGGACGAGGGGTCCTTCCACGAGGTCGAACCGCTGCGGCGGCACCGCGCGACCGGCTTCGGCCTGGAGGCGAAGAAGCCGCACACCGACGGCGTGATCACCGGCTGGGGCACGGTCCACGGCCGGACCGTCTTCGTCTACGCCCATGACTTCCGGATCTTCGGCGGCGCCCTCGGGGAGGCCCACGCCACCAAGATCCACAAGGTCATGGACCTGGCGCTGCAGGCCGGCGCGCCCCTCGTCTCCCTCAACGACGGCGCCGGCGCCCGCATCCAGGAAGGCGTCACCGCCCTCGCCGGCTACGGCGGCATCTTCCAGCGCAACACCAAGGCCTCGGGCGTCATCCCGCAGATCTCCGTGATGCTCGGCCCCTGCGCCGGCGGCGCCGCCTACAGCCCCGCCCTCACCGATTTCGTCTTCATGGTCCGCGGCACCTCCCAGATGTTCATCACCGGACCCGACGTCATCCAGGCCGTCACCGGAGAGTCCGTCACCCAGAACGGACTCGGCGGCGCCGATGTGCACGCCGAGACCTCGGGCGTCGCCCACTTCGCGTACGACGACGAGGAGACCTGCCTCGAAGAGGTCCGCTACCTCCTCTCCCTCCTCCCGCAGAACAGCACCGAGTCCCCGCCGTCACACGCCCCCGACGACCCGGCCGACCGCTCCTGCGACGCCCTCCTCGACCTCGTCCCCGCGGACCCCTCCCGCCCCTACGACATGCGCGAGGTCCTCCGCGAGATCCTCGACGACGGCGAATACCTCGAAATCCACGAACGCTGGGCCACCAACATCCTCTGCGCCCTCGGCCGGCTCGACGGCCGCCCGGTGGGCGTGGTGGCCAACCAGCCGATGGCGCTGGCGGGCGTGCTGGACATCCACGCGTCCGAGAAGGCGGCCCGGTTCGTCGCCCTCTGCGACGCCTTCAACATCCCCCTCGTCACCCTCGTCGACGTCCCCGGCTTCCTGCCCGGCGTCGACCAGGAGCACGGCGGCATCATCCGCCACGGCGCCAAGCTGCTCTACGCCTACTGCAACGCCACCGTCCCGCGGATCTCCCTGGTGCTGCGCAAGGCCTACGGTGGCGCCTACATCGTCATGGACTCCCGCTCCACCGGCGCCGACCTCTCGTACGCCTGGCCCTGCAACGAGATCGCCGTCATGGGCGCCGAGGGCGCCGCCAATGTCATCTTCCGCCGGGAGATCGCCGCGGCCGACGACCCGGAAGCGGCCCGGGCCGAGCGGGTGGCCGCCTACCGCTCCGAGCTCATGCACCCGTACTACGCCGCCGAACGCGGCCTGGTCGACGACGTGATCGCACCGCAGCACACCCGCCGGATCCTGGCCGCCGGCCTCCGCATGCTCACCGGCAAGACCGCCCCGCTCCCGCACCGCAAGCACGGAAACCAGCCCTCATGA
- a CDS encoding YciI family protein — protein sequence MLWVIHCLDGPDTAALRAATRPAHSARLRTAGLRPVLYGPLVPDDGAGAIGSLLVVEAPTRQEVADFVADDPFAVAGVWDRISIHAFTASERSPVRLPPAPVEGNAP from the coding sequence ATGCTGTGGGTGATCCACTGCCTGGACGGTCCGGACACCGCCGCACTCCGGGCAGCCACCCGGCCCGCGCACTCGGCCCGGCTCCGGACGGCGGGCCTTCGGCCGGTGCTCTACGGCCCGTTGGTGCCGGACGACGGAGCCGGGGCGATCGGCAGCCTCCTCGTCGTGGAGGCACCGACCCGGCAGGAGGTGGCGGACTTCGTCGCCGACGACCCCTTCGCGGTCGCCGGCGTGTGGGACCGCATCTCGATCCATGCGTTCACCGCCTCCGAACGGTCACCGGTCCGCCTGCCGCCCGCCCCCGTGGAGGGGAACGCGCCGTGA
- a CDS encoding AfsA-related hotdog domain-containing protein, whose protein sequence is MSHASQEAPEALVVVGDRFEEFLANRGTIGYSALLTRLRTGDLPESLAISVGQGLSAGQLDELRELVELRTPAVTFGKQGLPAHAEQRLTHKHKQRNVLVGPVGQIGERRFVADLVLDERVEVLEDHLTGQHIPAITLLEAARQLWTVVTEQFLLTGTDRTRFVISSVDSSFHSFVFPMSATLSYELLEHTRTPVGTVFRCRVGFHHGEATAPAAEVEAEYRVIPEKISAKQEALAARQAVASEVTRLREQTAPAESVAV, encoded by the coding sequence ATGTCGCACGCCTCGCAGGAAGCACCCGAAGCGCTTGTCGTCGTAGGGGACCGGTTCGAGGAATTCCTCGCCAACCGCGGGACCATCGGCTACTCCGCGCTGCTGACCCGGCTGCGCACCGGAGACCTGCCCGAGAGCCTGGCCATCAGCGTCGGCCAGGGGCTCTCCGCCGGCCAACTGGACGAACTGCGCGAGCTCGTGGAGCTGCGCACGCCCGCCGTCACCTTCGGCAAGCAGGGCCTCCCGGCCCACGCCGAACAGCGCCTGACGCACAAGCACAAACAGCGCAACGTGCTCGTCGGCCCGGTCGGACAGATCGGCGAGCGGCGGTTCGTCGCCGATCTCGTACTGGACGAGCGGGTCGAGGTACTGGAGGACCACCTCACCGGCCAGCACATACCGGCCATCACCCTGCTGGAAGCGGCCCGCCAGCTCTGGACGGTGGTGACCGAACAGTTCCTCCTCACCGGCACCGACCGCACCCGGTTCGTCATCAGCTCGGTCGACTCCTCCTTCCACAGCTTCGTGTTCCCGATGTCCGCCACGCTCAGCTACGAACTCCTGGAGCACACGCGCACCCCCGTCGGCACCGTCTTCCGCTGCCGGGTCGGCTTCCACCACGGCGAGGCGACGGCGCCGGCCGCCGAGGTCGAGGCCGAGTACCGCGTGATCCCGGAGAAGATCAGCGCCAAGCAGGAGGCCCTCGCCGCCCGGCAGGCCGTGGCCTCGGAAGTCACCCGCCTCCGTGAGCAGACCGCACCGGCCGAGAGCGTCGCGGTCTGA
- a CDS encoding SDR family NAD(P)-dependent oxidoreductase, giving the protein MSAPDGERVALISGGSRGLGRLLVTRLLDDGWRVATFSRSANDWVKDLQAERSDRFRWEAAELTDPAALRAVVRGVIDWAGRVDLLINNAAVLHQELFLTTAPKKIEQLLAADLLAPITLAQSCARAMTRQGGGQILNVSSINAIRGFRGVAAYSAAKAGLDGFSRSLARELGAFNIRVNSIVPGFFDSDMTVEVTDRNKERIQKRTPLGRLADINEIADAVLYLTSPGASFITGQTIVVDGGITC; this is encoded by the coding sequence ATGAGCGCCCCGGACGGCGAGCGGGTCGCCCTGATCAGCGGCGGCAGCCGCGGGCTCGGCCGGCTGCTCGTCACCCGGCTGCTGGACGACGGCTGGCGGGTGGCCACCTTCAGCAGATCGGCCAACGACTGGGTGAAGGATCTCCAGGCCGAGCGGTCCGACCGCTTCCGCTGGGAGGCCGCCGAGCTCACCGACCCGGCCGCGCTGCGTGCCGTCGTCCGCGGTGTCATCGACTGGGCCGGCCGCGTCGACCTGCTCATCAACAACGCGGCCGTGCTGCACCAGGAACTCTTCCTCACCACCGCCCCCAAGAAGATCGAGCAGCTGCTCGCGGCGGATCTGCTGGCCCCCATCACCCTTGCCCAGAGCTGTGCGCGGGCGATGACCCGGCAGGGCGGCGGCCAGATCCTCAACGTGTCGTCCATCAATGCCATCCGCGGGTTCCGGGGGGTGGCGGCCTACTCCGCCGCCAAGGCCGGCCTCGACGGATTCAGCCGCAGTCTTGCCCGGGAACTCGGCGCCTTCAACATCCGGGTGAATTCCATCGTTCCGGGATTCTTCGACAGCGATATGACCGTCGAGGTGACGGACCGGAACAAGGAACGTATTCAGAAGCGCACCCCGCTCGGCCGGCTCGCCGATATCAATGAAATCGCCGATGCCGTGCTGTACCTGACCTCGCCCGGTGCCTCGTTCATCACCGGCCAGACCATCGTCGTAGACGGAGGAATCACATGCTGA
- a CDS encoding class I adenylate-forming enzyme family protein, whose translation MTHPFLDRLKSFGYAEAVVFEKRSYRYDDLLRLVAEWRMFLDRHDVTAGQVVTLEGAYSPEACAGLLALIERGVIVVPLTTLPAAKRAEFLDVAMVETVIRVDPGGAHHCESTGSRADHELYTRLREAGHPGLVLFSSGTSGRSKASVLDFEKVLARYGEATRPSRILSFLSLDHIGGVNTLLHTLSQGGTVITVAERTPEAVFEAIADHHVQILPTTPTFLNMVLISGAHEQYATDSLKLVTYGTEPMPERTLERLTDALPGARLKQTYGLSELGILPTRSRDDGSLWLKLGSSGFAHKIIDNVLWIRSEMAMLGYLNAPAPFDDEGFFNTQDVVRTDGEWIRILGRDSEIINVGGEKVYPSEVESVLLELENIAEATVSGRPSPVTGMVVKATVTLIEDEDRRSVTRRVREFCGRRLEPFKVPVLVELASAPQHSDRFKKIRSAV comes from the coding sequence ATGACCCACCCGTTTCTGGACCGGCTGAAATCCTTCGGGTACGCCGAGGCCGTGGTCTTCGAAAAGCGCAGCTACCGCTACGACGACCTGCTGCGTCTGGTGGCCGAGTGGCGGATGTTCCTCGACCGGCACGACGTCACCGCCGGCCAGGTCGTCACGCTGGAGGGCGCCTACTCGCCCGAGGCCTGCGCGGGGCTGCTGGCGCTGATCGAGCGCGGTGTGATCGTGGTGCCGCTGACCACGCTGCCCGCCGCCAAGCGCGCCGAGTTCCTGGACGTGGCCATGGTGGAGACGGTGATCCGGGTCGACCCGGGCGGCGCGCACCACTGCGAGTCCACCGGCAGCCGCGCCGACCACGAGCTGTACACGCGGCTCCGCGAGGCCGGCCACCCGGGCCTGGTGCTCTTCAGCTCCGGCACGTCGGGCCGCAGCAAGGCCTCGGTGCTGGACTTCGAGAAGGTCCTGGCGCGCTACGGCGAGGCCACCCGCCCGTCCCGGATCCTGTCGTTCCTGAGCCTGGACCACATCGGCGGCGTCAACACCCTGCTGCACACCCTCAGTCAGGGCGGCACCGTGATCACCGTGGCCGAGCGCACCCCGGAGGCGGTGTTCGAGGCGATCGCCGACCACCACGTCCAGATCCTGCCGACCACCCCGACGTTCCTGAACATGGTGCTGATCTCCGGCGCCCATGAGCAGTACGCCACCGACTCGCTCAAGCTGGTCACCTACGGCACCGAGCCGATGCCGGAGCGGACCCTGGAGCGGTTGACCGACGCGCTCCCCGGGGCCCGGCTGAAGCAGACGTACGGCCTGTCCGAGCTGGGCATCCTGCCGACCCGTTCGCGCGACGACGGCAGCCTCTGGCTCAAGCTCGGCAGCTCCGGCTTCGCGCACAAGATCATCGACAACGTGCTGTGGATCCGCTCGGAAATGGCGATGCTCGGCTACCTCAACGCCCCCGCTCCCTTCGACGACGAGGGTTTCTTCAACACCCAGGACGTCGTCCGGACGGACGGTGAGTGGATCCGCATCCTGGGCCGCGACTCCGAGATCATCAACGTCGGCGGCGAGAAGGTCTATCCCAGCGAGGTCGAGTCCGTCCTGCTGGAGCTGGAGAACATCGCCGAGGCCACGGTCAGCGGGCGCCCCAGCCCGGTCACCGGGATGGTCGTCAAGGCCACCGTGACCCTGATCGAGGACGAGGACCGGCGTTCCGTCACCCGCCGGGTACGGGAGTTCTGCGGCCGGCGGCTGGAGCCCTTCAAGGTGCCGGTGCTGGTGGAACTCGCCTCCGCGCCGCAGCACTCCGACCGCTTCAAGAAGATCCGGAGCGCGGTATGA
- a CDS encoding 4'-phosphopantetheinyl transferase family protein — MMQQILPSAVACVDTTADIPDAPTAPEEAAALEACTEPRRREFTTTRHCARTAMAALGVPPAGIPSGPKGEPRWPAGLIGSMTHCDGYRAAALSRASDLHAMGIDAEPHRPLPPGVLDSISVPAEREHLRSLEREFPEVHWGTVMFSAKETVYKVFNPLTGRWLGFRDARMTFDPGAGTFRARLLVPGPVVDGKRLTWLTGHWSLREGLVLTALAVRRGRAAR; from the coding sequence ATGATGCAGCAGATCCTGCCGTCCGCCGTCGCCTGCGTGGACACCACCGCGGACATCCCGGACGCCCCGACGGCTCCCGAAGAGGCGGCGGCACTGGAGGCGTGCACCGAGCCGCGCCGGCGGGAGTTCACCACCACCCGGCACTGCGCCCGCACCGCGATGGCCGCGCTCGGCGTGCCGCCGGCCGGTATCCCGTCGGGTCCCAAAGGCGAACCGCGGTGGCCCGCCGGGCTCATCGGCAGCATGACGCACTGCGACGGCTACCGCGCGGCGGCGCTCTCCCGCGCCTCCGACCTGCATGCGATGGGCATCGACGCGGAGCCGCACCGGCCACTGCCCCCGGGGGTGCTCGACAGCATCTCGGTGCCCGCGGAGCGAGAGCATCTCCGGTCACTGGAGCGGGAGTTCCCCGAGGTGCACTGGGGGACGGTGATGTTCAGCGCGAAGGAGACGGTCTACAAGGTGTTCAACCCGCTCACCGGCCGCTGGCTCGGCTTCCGGGACGCCCGGATGACGTTCGATCCGGGTGCGGGCACGTTCCGGGCCCGGCTGCTGGTGCCGGGCCCGGTGGTGGACGGCAAGCGGCTGACCTGGCTCACCGGCCACTGGTCGCTGCGCGAGGGGCTGGTCCTCACCGCCCTCGCGGTGCGACGGGGCCGTGCTGCGCGCTGA
- a CDS encoding HAD family hydrolase, with product MVNVPMGTRERAAFFDVDETLLNTKSMFHFLRFWMARQGDDGSAYDAVMAEVNSQAASGVPRTEINRRYYRRFAGVDHAELTQAGRDWYDAYRREGSAVVVAAWAAARRHALAGDLVALVSGSFRALLEPLADDLGADLILCSEPLVGEDGRLTGEIRRPMIGAIKADAVRETLAALGLSAEECSCYGDHSSDLDMLQVVGDPVVVGADPVLLERAQTLDWAVLSAAAGPLRARRPDAVRRISAQHGPVAPRGR from the coding sequence ATGGTGAACGTCCCTATGGGCACCCGTGAACGAGCCGCGTTCTTCGATGTCGACGAGACGCTGCTCAACACCAAGAGCATGTTCCACTTCCTGCGCTTCTGGATGGCGCGCCAGGGCGATGACGGCAGCGCGTACGACGCCGTCATGGCCGAGGTGAACTCCCAGGCGGCGTCCGGCGTTCCCCGTACGGAGATCAACCGCCGCTACTACCGGCGCTTCGCCGGCGTCGACCACGCCGAACTGACGCAGGCGGGCCGCGACTGGTACGACGCCTACCGGCGCGAGGGCTCGGCCGTCGTGGTCGCCGCCTGGGCCGCGGCGCGGCGGCACGCCCTGGCCGGCGACCTGGTGGCCCTGGTGTCCGGATCGTTCCGGGCGCTGCTGGAACCGCTCGCCGACGACCTCGGGGCGGACCTCATCCTCTGCTCCGAGCCGCTGGTGGGCGAGGACGGCCGTCTCACCGGCGAGATCCGGCGCCCGATGATCGGTGCGATCAAGGCGGACGCGGTCCGCGAAACGCTCGCCGCACTGGGCCTGTCGGCCGAGGAGTGCTCCTGTTACGGCGACCACTCCAGCGACCTCGACATGCTCCAGGTCGTCGGGGACCCGGTCGTCGTCGGCGCCGACCCCGTACTGCTCGAACGCGCGCAGACCCTGGACTGGGCGGTGCTCTCGGCGGCCGCCGGCCCGCTGCGTGCCCGCAGGCCGGACGCGGTGCGACGGATCAGCGCGCAGCACGGCCCCGTCGCACCGCGAGGGCGGTGA
- a CDS encoding response regulator transcription factor → MLRHSAAPPALAAPPAVFLAIPNELQRFGMVGMLRSVESMGHCTAHAALADAVAAVRDPRTSILLTTPDAVDPAGEVALRRATHDGLRILLLLPDTEDATIGQAGILPGASLLVSGDLSTQTLTESLAATAAGETYIPAALTHTLLRRAGHGEVRAGGAPRLTPRERETLVLLVDGYSNKQIARRLRISEHGAKRLVANILAKLNCPNRTLAAARALREGLCAEQTADSSAFPHTGPVPVPDTVSGW, encoded by the coding sequence ATGTTGCGACACAGTGCGGCGCCACCCGCCCTTGCTGCACCGCCGGCGGTCTTCCTCGCGATACCCAACGAGCTGCAGCGCTTCGGCATGGTGGGCATGCTGCGGTCCGTGGAGTCCATGGGCCACTGCACCGCCCACGCGGCCCTCGCCGACGCGGTCGCCGCCGTGCGCGATCCACGGACCAGCATTCTGCTGACCACCCCGGACGCCGTCGATCCGGCGGGCGAAGTCGCCCTGCGTCGCGCCACCCACGACGGCCTGCGGATCCTGCTCCTGCTGCCGGACACCGAGGACGCGACGATCGGGCAGGCGGGGATCCTGCCCGGTGCGTCCCTGCTGGTCTCCGGCGACCTGAGCACCCAGACCCTCACCGAGAGTCTGGCCGCCACGGCCGCCGGGGAGACCTACATCCCCGCCGCCCTCACCCATACCCTGCTGCGCCGGGCCGGCCACGGCGAGGTCCGCGCCGGTGGCGCGCCCCGGCTGACGCCCCGTGAGCGCGAGACGCTGGTGCTGCTCGTGGACGGCTACAGCAACAAGCAGATCGCCCGCCGGCTGCGGATCTCCGAGCACGGCGCCAAGCGCCTCGTGGCCAACATCCTCGCCAAGCTCAACTGCCCCAACCGCACCCTGGCGGCCGCGCGAGCCCTTCGCGAAGGGCTGTGCGCCGAGCAGACCGCGGACTCCTCCGCCTTCCCCCACACCGGGCCCGTCCCGGTGCCCGACACCGTTTCTGGATGGTGA
- a CDS encoding TetR/AcrR family transcriptional regulator gives MTQDTTQTKARLLAAAKKEFAAHGIAGARVDRIAELAGVNKERIYGYFGNKQKLFDLVVAGALDELAEAVPLEPGDDPAEYVGRVYDFHSAHPELVRLFLWEGLHYRDDVLPNEARRAGHYERKVQALAATFGTDDAPKVAACLLSLIGLAAWPNAVPQMTRLILGETAAQADLRTQVVEFARQAVAGSFPSTVGA, from the coding sequence ATGACCCAGGACACGACCCAGACCAAGGCCCGGCTGCTCGCCGCCGCCAAGAAGGAATTCGCAGCTCACGGCATTGCGGGCGCCCGCGTGGACCGCATCGCCGAGCTGGCGGGCGTGAACAAGGAGCGCATCTACGGCTACTTCGGGAACAAGCAGAAGCTCTTCGACCTGGTGGTGGCCGGCGCCCTGGACGAGCTGGCCGAGGCCGTACCGCTGGAGCCCGGCGACGACCCCGCCGAGTACGTGGGCCGGGTCTACGACTTCCACAGCGCCCACCCGGAGCTGGTGCGCCTGTTCCTGTGGGAGGGGCTGCACTACCGGGACGACGTGCTGCCCAACGAGGCCCGTCGCGCCGGCCACTACGAGCGCAAGGTCCAGGCCCTCGCCGCGACCTTCGGCACCGACGACGCCCCGAAGGTGGCCGCCTGCCTGCTGAGCCTGATCGGGCTCGCCGCCTGGCCGAACGCGGTGCCGCAGATGACCCGGCTGATCCTCGGAGAGACCGCGGCGCAGGCCGATCTGCGCACCCAGGTGGTCGAGTTCGCCCGCCAGGCCGTGGCCGGCTCGTTCCCCTCCACCGTGGGGGCATGA